A window of the Lactuca sativa cultivar Salinas chromosome 5, Lsat_Salinas_v11, whole genome shotgun sequence genome harbors these coding sequences:
- the LOC111897251 gene encoding 1-aminocyclopropane-1-carboxylate oxidase homolog 1, producing MGILNDSKNDRLTQLKAFDDTKSGVKGLIDAAAGGPVDIPEIFIRPPDELAEDLELTRTSLRVPAIDLNGVDDMVGSSRREKIVEEVRHASEKWGFFQVVNHGIPMKVLEEMMKGVREFNEQDVEMKKGYYSRDPDRMVKFNTNYDFYMSTAANWRDSLLVDMTSSYDLDPQDLPSVCRDSTVDYLNHLKNLVDTLFELLSEALGLEPDHLKRLECEKSRTLACHYYPACPNPDQTLGINKHTDASFITILLQDEVGGLEVLHRNQWADVEYIPGALVVNIGDLLQIVSNDKFKSVIHRATGNATQTRMSVACFFHGVSSTPKIYGPIEEVVMRGSPPVFREFTVRDYMMKFYSRGLDEKSGLNHVRI from the exons ATGGGTATCTTAAACGACTCAAAAAATGATCGACTTACACAACTAAAGGCTTTTGATGACACAAAATCCGGTGTCAAAGGACTAATTGATGCTGCAGCTGGTGGGCCTGTGGATATTCCGGAAATCTTTATCCGACCACCTGATGAACTTGCAGAAGATCTGGAACTCACAAGAACAAGTTTACGTGTTCCTGCCATAGATCTTAATGGTGTTGATGATATGGTGGGAAGCTCGAGGAGGGAGAAGATCGTTGAAGAAGTTAGACATGCTTCTGAAAAATGGGGTTTCTTCCAAGTGGTTAATCATGGGATACCGATGAAAGTGCTAGAAGAAATGATGAAGGGTGTGCGTGAATTTAATGAGCAGGATGTAGAGATGAAAAAGGGTTACTATTCAAGGGATCCCGATAGGATGGTGAAGTTCAACACGAATTATGATTTTTACATGTCGACAGCAGCTAATTGGAGGGATTCGTTGCTTGTTGATATGACTAGTTCGTATGATCTTGATCCTCAAGATCTGCCCTCAGTTTGCAG AGATTCTACTGTCGACTACTTAAACCATCTCAAGAACCTAGTAGACACCCTTTTCGAATTACTATCAGAAGCTCTTGGGCTCGAACCAGACCACCTGAAACGGTTAGAATGTGAGAAGAGTAGAACCCTGGCTTGCCACTATTATCCTGCATGCCCCAACCCTGACCAGACCCTAGGAATCAACAAGCACACAGATGCTTCTTTCATCACTATTCTACTACAAGATGAAGTTGGGGGACTAGAGGTTCTGCATAGAAATCAATGGGCTGACGTTGAATATATTCCTGGTGCTCTGGTTGTCAATATCGGAGATCTTCTTCAG ATTGTATCAAATGACAAGTTCAAAAGTGTGATTCATCGAGCAACTGGAAACGCAACTCAAACTCGAATGTCGGTTGCCTGTTTTTTTCATGGTGTGTCTTCAACCCCTAAGATTTATGGGCCTATCGAGGAGGTTGTCATGAGAGGAAGTCCCCCGGTGTTTAGAGAATTTACTGTAAGAGATTACATGATGAAGTTTTACTCCAGAGGACTTGACGAGAAGTCTGGGCTAAACCATGTCCGGATATAA